The following are from one region of the Juglans regia cultivar Chandler chromosome 10, Walnut 2.0, whole genome shotgun sequence genome:
- the LOC108985944 gene encoding transmembrane emp24 domain-containing protein p24delta9-like, translated as MSGFIMNLHLIVTIVLVIFLMSARSMRFDLRSGATKCISEDIKSKAMSVGKYSVVNPNEGFPVPDSHKITVRVNSPHGVKYHHGDHVEAGNFAFTGAEPGDYTACFWAPDRKPPVTVGVDFDWRTGVAATDWSNVAKKGQIEVMELELKKLHATVVSIHDEMFYLREREEEMQLLNRATNTKMATFSFLSLVVCMSVAVLQLWHLKTFFERKKLL; from the exons ATGTCTGGTTTTATAATGAATCTGCATCTAATTGTAACCATAGTGTTAGTCATATTCCTAATGTCTGCGCGCTCCATGCGTTTCGACCTCCGTTCGGGGGCCACAAAATGCATATCGGAGGACATTAAGAGCAAGGCAATGAGCGTGGGCAAGTACAGCGTCGTCAATCCCAACGAAGGCTTTCCTGTCCCTGATTCCCACAAGATCACCGTCAGG GTCAATTCGCCTCATGGTGTTAAGTACCACCATGGGGATCACGTGGAAGCGGGTAATTTTGCGTTTACTGGGGCTGAGCCTGGTGATTATACAGCTTGTTTTTGGGCGCCTGATCGTAAGCCCCCGGTGACAGTGGGGGTTGATTTTGATTGGAGAACTGGAGTTGCTGCGACAGACTGGTCCAACGTTGCTAAGAAAGGGCAGATTGAA GTGATGGAACTTGAGTTGAAGAAATTGCATGCAACTGTCGTATCCATTCACGATGAGATGTTTTATCTTCGTGAGAG GGAGGAAGAAATGCAACTACTTAATAGAGCAACCAACACTAAGATGGCTACTTTTAGTTTCCTCTCGCTTGTGGTTTGCATGTCAGTAGCCGTTTTGCAGCTATGGCATCTGAAGACATTCTTTGAGAGAAAGAAGCTCCTCTAG
- the LOC108985951 gene encoding ARF guanine-nucleotide exchange factor GNOM-like isoform X1, translated as MGHLKPDSGTISFNGERKDSPAKNFRGALACMVNSEIGAVLAVMRRNVRWGVRYVADDDKLEHSLIHSLKELRKKIFSWQNKWHNVDPAVYLQPFLDVIQSDETGAPITGVALSSVYKILSLDILNLDTVNVGDAMHLIVDAVTSCRFEVTDPASEEVVLMKILQVLLACMKSTASVRLSNQHVCNIVNTCFRVVHQASSKGELLQRIARHTMHELVRCIFSRLPDMDSAEHALANGNRSCVNTEVGSPEKDHTLESEQLQNGFGGVEFGGQSSTYASKAPMSTSASGMSDGGMNASSGVEPTKNDEKLLMEPYGVPCMVEIFHFLCSLLNAIEHIEFSPQSNPITYDEDVPLFALGLINSAIELGGPYVSKHPQLLAIVQDELFRNLMQYGLSMSPLILSTVCSIVLNLYHHLRTELKVQLEAFLSCVLLRLAQSKHGSSYQLQEVAMEALVDLCRRQTFMAEMYANFDCDITCSNMFEDLANLLSKSAFPVNGPLSAMHILALDGLISMVQGMAERLGNEPLTSEPSLDDEGYKEFWTKTCENYSDPNCWVPFVRKLKYIKRKLMVGADHFNRDPKKGLEFLQGMHLLPEKLDPQSVACLFRYTTGLDKNLVGDFLGNHDEFCVQVLHEFARTFDFHDMSLDTALRLFLGTFRLPGESQKIQRVLEAFAERYYEQSPHILINKDAALLLSYSLILLNTDQHNAQVKKKMTEEDFIRNNRRINGGMDLPRGFLSELYRSICENEIQMIPDQNAGVPVIASSRWINVIYKSRKSSPFIVCDSIELLTYDMFTILSGPTIAAMSVIFDQVEQEDVLQTCIDGFLSVAKIAACYHCDDVLDDLVVSLCKFTTLVTPLSIEEAIVSLGDDSKARMATTTVFTIANRYGDYIHSGWKNILDCVLSLYKLGLLPASLTSDAEYDLEPSSDPERGKPATASLSASRMPSVATPRKSSGLMGRFSQFLSFDMEEPSSQPTEHQLAGQQRTRETIQNCHIDSIFMESKFLQAESLVQLVKALILAAGRLRKVTGSIEDEDTVVICLELLIAITLNNRDRIMLIWKGVYEHISDIVQSTIMPCMLVEKAIFGLLKICQRLLPYKENLTDELLRSLQLVLKLDARVADAYCEHITQEVMRLVKANATHVRSHMGWRTIISLLSITARHPEASEVGFEALAFIMCDGAHLLPSNYVLCVDAARQFAESRVGEVDLSVSALDMMAGSVVCLVTWSCETKNDVDKEAAVKVSQDIGEMWLRLVQGLRKVCLDQREEVRNHAILMLQRSLAGVDGIQLPNTLWLQCFDLVIFTLLDDLLETVLGKSPKDYRNMEGTLVLAMKLMSKVFLHLLLDLWRLPSFCKLWLGVLNRMERYMNIKFRGRRSEKVHELIPELLRNTLLVMKTTGLLTPSDTVGGDSFWQLTWLHVKNISPSLQSELFPAFELEQQQSKQIKAAGIPAPDGTVLVRSSETTA; from the exons ATGGGGCATCTAAAGCCAGACTCTGGAACCATCTCATTTAATGGTGAAAGGAAGGATTCTCCTGCTAAGAATTTCAGAGGTGCTTTAGCTTGTATGGTTAATTCTGAAATAGGTGCTGTTTTGGCTGTGATGCGAAGAAATGTACGATGGGGAGTTCGCTATGTGGCAGATGATGATAAGCTAGAGCACTCTCTCATCCATTCATTGAAAGAACTACGAAAGAAGATATTTTCTTGGCAAAATAAGTGGCACAACGTCGATCCAGCTGTGTACCTCCAGCCGTTTTTGGATGTCATTCAATCTGATGAAACTGGTGCACCAATCACTGGAGTTGCATTGTCATCAGTTTACAAGATATTGAGCCTCGACATACTTAATCTTGATACTGTGAATGTGGGAGATGCTATGCATTTGATAGTTGATGCTGTGACAAGTTGCCGGTTTGAGGTCACTGATCCTGCCTCTGAAGAAGTGGTGCTGATGAAGATACTTCAGGTTCTTCTGGCTTGCATGAAGAGTACGGCATCAGTTAGGTTGAGTAATCAGCATGTGTGCAATATTGTAAATACATGCTTTCGAGTGGTTCATCAAGCTAGCTCCAAAGGTGAATTGTTGCAGCGGATAGCACGCCATACTATGCATGAATTGGTTAGGTGTATTTTCTCTCGCTTGCCTGATATGGACAGCGCTGAACATGCATTGGCTAATGGAAACAGGTCGTGTGTTAATACAGAG GTAGGTTCACCAGAGAAGGATCATACATTGGAAAGTGAACAGCTACAAAATGGCTTTGGTGGAGTTGAATTTGGTGGTCAATCATCCACATATGCTTCAAAGGCTCCCATGAGTACGTCAGCTAGTGGGATGAGTGATGGGGGGATGAATGCTAGTAGTGGAGTGGAGCCTACTAAAAATGATGAGAAACTTTTGATGGAACCGTATGGGGTCCCTTGCATGGTGGAGATATTTCACTTTCTGTGCTCTCTGTTGAATGCCATCGAGCACATAGAATTCAGTCCTCAATCAAATCCTATAACATATGATGAAGATGTTCCCTTATTTGCATTAGGCTTGATTAATTCAGCTATTGAGTTGGGCGGCCCCTATGTAAGTAAACACCCCCAGTTATTGGCTATTGTTCAAGACGAACTGTTTCGTAATCTTATGCAATATGGCTTGTCGATGAGTCCCCTGATTCTCTCAACAGTATGTAGCATTGTTCTTAACCTGTATCATCATTTACGAACTGAGCTCAAAGTGCAGCTTGAAGCTTTCCTGTCATGTGTGCTTTTGAGGCTTGCCCAAAGCAAGCATGGCTCTTCATACCAACTGCAGGAGGTTGCTATGGAGGCTCTGGTTGATCTCTGCAGGCGGCAGACTTTTATGGCTGAGATGTATGCAAACTTTGATTGTGACATAACCTGCAgtaatatgtttgaagatcttgCTAACCTGCTGTCAAAAAGTGCATTTCCTGTGAATGGACCTTTATCTGCAATGCATATTCTTGCCCTGGATGGTTTAATATCCATGGTTCAGGGTATGGCTGAGAGGCTAGGAAATGAACCTCTTACATCAGAGCCTTCGCTAGATGATGAGGGATATAAGGAATTTTGGACAAAGACGTGTGAGAATTATAGTGACCCTAATTGTTGGGTTCCATTTGTCCGTAAGTTGAAATACATCAAGCGAAAGTTGATGGTTGGTGCAGATCACTTCAATAGGGATCCTAAGAAAGGTCTAGAATTTCTTCAAGGAATGCATTTGTTGCCTGAGAAACTTGACCCTCAAAGTGTGGCATGCCTTTTCAGATACACCACTGGGTTAGATAAGAATCTTGTTGGGGATTTTCTTGGGAATCATGATGAATTTTGTGTTCAGGTGCTGCATGAATTTGCTAGGACTTTTGATTTCCATGACATGAGTTTAGATACTGCATTGCGTCTTTTCTTGGGAACTTTTAGATTGCCTGGAGAATCACAGAAAATACAGAGGGTACTTGAGGCATTTGCAGAAAGATATTATGAGCAGTCACCACATATATTAATCAACAAAGATGCTGCTCTCTTGTTGTCATATTCACTAATATTGCTTAACACAGATCAACACAATGCACAGGTAAAGAAAAAGATGACTGAAGAAGACTTTATCCGAAACAATAGGAGAATCAACGGAGGGATGGATCTTCCACGTGGGTTCCTGTCGGAGCTTTACCGCTCTATTTGTGAGAACGAAATCCAGATGATCCCTGACCAAAATGCTGGGGTTCCGGTGATTGCATCGAGCCGATGGATTAATGTGATTTACAAATCCAGAAAGTCCTCCCCTTTCATTGTCTGTGATTCGATTGAGCTCCTCACCTATGATATGTTTACTATCCTTTCAGGACCCACAATCGCTGCTATGTCGGTGATTTTTGATCAGGTGGAGCAGGAAGATGTTTTACAAACATGTATTGATGGATTCTTGTCTGTAGCCAAAATAGCAGCATGCTATCACTGTGATGATGTGTTGGATGATTTGGTCGTCTCTCTTTGTAAATTCACAACCCTCGTGACTCCATTATCCATTGAGGAAGCTATCGTTTCTCTTGGAGATGACTCGAAGGCCAGGATGGCAACCACAACAGTTTTCACCATAGCAAATAGGTATGGTGATTATATTCACTCTGGATGGAAGAACATACTGGACTGTGTGTTAAGCTTGTACAAGCTTGGCCTTCTACCTGCTAGCCTGACTAGTGATGCAGAGTATGATCTGGAGCCCTCTTCTGATCCAGAGCGGGGGAAACCTGCTACTGCTTCATTGTCTGCGTCGCGCATGCCATCTGTGGCCACTCCTCGTAAATCATCTGGTCTGATGGGCAGGTTCAGCCAGTTCTTATCTTTTGATATGGAGGAGCCGAGCTCACAACCAACAGAACACCAACTCGCAGGTCAGCAGCGCACTCGGGAGACTATACAGAACTGCCACATTGATAGCATTTTTATGGAGAGTAAGTTTCTCCAAGCCGAGTCTTTAGTACAGCTTGTGAAGGCCCTTATCTTGGCTGCAGGCCGACTCCGTAAGGTAACTGGATCCATTGAGGATGAAGACACTGTGGTAATCTGCCTGGAGTTGCTGATTGCAATTACCCTGAATAATCGAGATAGAATAATGCTTATCTGGAAAGGTGTTTATGAGCACATATCTGATATTGTTCAGTCGACTATTATGCCTTGCATGCTGGTTGAAAAGGCTATATTTGGGCTCCTTAAGATATGCCAGCGACTGCTTCCTTATAAGGAAAACCTGACTGATGAACTCCTCAGGTCACTGCAACTGGTTTTAAAACTTGATGCTCGGGTTGCTGATGCTTATTGTGAACACATCACACAAGAAGTTATGCGCCTTGTAAAAGCAAATGCAACTCATGTAAGATCCCATATGGGTTGGCGCACAATTATTTCATTGCTATCTATCACAGCTCGGCATCCGGAAGCATCTGAAGTAGGGTTTGAGGCACTAGCATTTATTATGTGTGATGGGGCACACCTGTTACCGTCTAATTATGTTCTTTGTGTGGATGCTGCAAGGCAATTTGCTGAGTCTCGGGTCGGGGAGGTTGATCTGTCTGTTTCTGCCTTAGATATGATGGCAGGTTCTGTTGTTTGTCTAGTTACATGGTCTTGCGAGACTAAGAATGATGTGGATAAGGAGGCTGCAGTGAAAGTCAGTCAAGATATCGGAGAGATGTGGCTGAGGCTGGTCCAGggtttgaggaaagtgtgttTAGACCAGAGAGAAGAAGTGAGGAACCATGCTATTTTAATGTTGCAGAGGTCTTTGGCAGGAGTGGATGGGATTCAACTTCCGAATACCTTGTGGTTGCAGTGTTTTGATCTGGTGATCTTCACCTTGCTTGATGATTTACTGGAAACTGTGCTGGGTAAATCTCCAAAGGACTACCGGAATATGGAGGGAACACTTGTTCTAGCCATGAAACTCATGTCAAAAGTGTTCTTGCATTTACTGTTGGATCTTTGGCGCTTGCCTTCTTTCTGCAAACTATGGCTGGGGGTTCTTAATCGTATGGAGAGATATATGAACATAAAATTCAGGGGAAGACGTAGTGAGAAGGTTCATGAATTGATTCCTGAGCTCCTCAGGAACACTCTACTTGTGATGAAGACGACAGGATTACTCACACCCAGTGACACTGTTGGTGGGGATAGTTTTTGGCAACTGACATGGTTGCATGTGAAGAATATATCCCCTTCTTTGCAATCAGAATTGTTCCCTGCATTTGAATTGGAGCAGCAGCAGTCAAAGCAAATAAAAGCAGCAGGAATTCCTGCACCTGATGGAACAGTGCTTGTCCGGTCAAGTGAGACCACAGCATGA
- the LOC108985951 gene encoding ARF guanine-nucleotide exchange factor GNOM-like isoform X2: MSTSASGMSDGGMNASSGVEPTKNDEKLLMEPYGVPCMVEIFHFLCSLLNAIEHIEFSPQSNPITYDEDVPLFALGLINSAIELGGPYVSKHPQLLAIVQDELFRNLMQYGLSMSPLILSTVCSIVLNLYHHLRTELKVQLEAFLSCVLLRLAQSKHGSSYQLQEVAMEALVDLCRRQTFMAEMYANFDCDITCSNMFEDLANLLSKSAFPVNGPLSAMHILALDGLISMVQGMAERLGNEPLTSEPSLDDEGYKEFWTKTCENYSDPNCWVPFVRKLKYIKRKLMVGADHFNRDPKKGLEFLQGMHLLPEKLDPQSVACLFRYTTGLDKNLVGDFLGNHDEFCVQVLHEFARTFDFHDMSLDTALRLFLGTFRLPGESQKIQRVLEAFAERYYEQSPHILINKDAALLLSYSLILLNTDQHNAQVKKKMTEEDFIRNNRRINGGMDLPRGFLSELYRSICENEIQMIPDQNAGVPVIASSRWINVIYKSRKSSPFIVCDSIELLTYDMFTILSGPTIAAMSVIFDQVEQEDVLQTCIDGFLSVAKIAACYHCDDVLDDLVVSLCKFTTLVTPLSIEEAIVSLGDDSKARMATTTVFTIANRYGDYIHSGWKNILDCVLSLYKLGLLPASLTSDAEYDLEPSSDPERGKPATASLSASRMPSVATPRKSSGLMGRFSQFLSFDMEEPSSQPTEHQLAGQQRTRETIQNCHIDSIFMESKFLQAESLVQLVKALILAAGRLRKVTGSIEDEDTVVICLELLIAITLNNRDRIMLIWKGVYEHISDIVQSTIMPCMLVEKAIFGLLKICQRLLPYKENLTDELLRSLQLVLKLDARVADAYCEHITQEVMRLVKANATHVRSHMGWRTIISLLSITARHPEASEVGFEALAFIMCDGAHLLPSNYVLCVDAARQFAESRVGEVDLSVSALDMMAGSVVCLVTWSCETKNDVDKEAAVKVSQDIGEMWLRLVQGLRKVCLDQREEVRNHAILMLQRSLAGVDGIQLPNTLWLQCFDLVIFTLLDDLLETVLGKSPKDYRNMEGTLVLAMKLMSKVFLHLLLDLWRLPSFCKLWLGVLNRMERYMNIKFRGRRSEKVHELIPELLRNTLLVMKTTGLLTPSDTVGGDSFWQLTWLHVKNISPSLQSELFPAFELEQQQSKQIKAAGIPAPDGTVLVRSSETTA, from the coding sequence ATGAGTACGTCAGCTAGTGGGATGAGTGATGGGGGGATGAATGCTAGTAGTGGAGTGGAGCCTACTAAAAATGATGAGAAACTTTTGATGGAACCGTATGGGGTCCCTTGCATGGTGGAGATATTTCACTTTCTGTGCTCTCTGTTGAATGCCATCGAGCACATAGAATTCAGTCCTCAATCAAATCCTATAACATATGATGAAGATGTTCCCTTATTTGCATTAGGCTTGATTAATTCAGCTATTGAGTTGGGCGGCCCCTATGTAAGTAAACACCCCCAGTTATTGGCTATTGTTCAAGACGAACTGTTTCGTAATCTTATGCAATATGGCTTGTCGATGAGTCCCCTGATTCTCTCAACAGTATGTAGCATTGTTCTTAACCTGTATCATCATTTACGAACTGAGCTCAAAGTGCAGCTTGAAGCTTTCCTGTCATGTGTGCTTTTGAGGCTTGCCCAAAGCAAGCATGGCTCTTCATACCAACTGCAGGAGGTTGCTATGGAGGCTCTGGTTGATCTCTGCAGGCGGCAGACTTTTATGGCTGAGATGTATGCAAACTTTGATTGTGACATAACCTGCAgtaatatgtttgaagatcttgCTAACCTGCTGTCAAAAAGTGCATTTCCTGTGAATGGACCTTTATCTGCAATGCATATTCTTGCCCTGGATGGTTTAATATCCATGGTTCAGGGTATGGCTGAGAGGCTAGGAAATGAACCTCTTACATCAGAGCCTTCGCTAGATGATGAGGGATATAAGGAATTTTGGACAAAGACGTGTGAGAATTATAGTGACCCTAATTGTTGGGTTCCATTTGTCCGTAAGTTGAAATACATCAAGCGAAAGTTGATGGTTGGTGCAGATCACTTCAATAGGGATCCTAAGAAAGGTCTAGAATTTCTTCAAGGAATGCATTTGTTGCCTGAGAAACTTGACCCTCAAAGTGTGGCATGCCTTTTCAGATACACCACTGGGTTAGATAAGAATCTTGTTGGGGATTTTCTTGGGAATCATGATGAATTTTGTGTTCAGGTGCTGCATGAATTTGCTAGGACTTTTGATTTCCATGACATGAGTTTAGATACTGCATTGCGTCTTTTCTTGGGAACTTTTAGATTGCCTGGAGAATCACAGAAAATACAGAGGGTACTTGAGGCATTTGCAGAAAGATATTATGAGCAGTCACCACATATATTAATCAACAAAGATGCTGCTCTCTTGTTGTCATATTCACTAATATTGCTTAACACAGATCAACACAATGCACAGGTAAAGAAAAAGATGACTGAAGAAGACTTTATCCGAAACAATAGGAGAATCAACGGAGGGATGGATCTTCCACGTGGGTTCCTGTCGGAGCTTTACCGCTCTATTTGTGAGAACGAAATCCAGATGATCCCTGACCAAAATGCTGGGGTTCCGGTGATTGCATCGAGCCGATGGATTAATGTGATTTACAAATCCAGAAAGTCCTCCCCTTTCATTGTCTGTGATTCGATTGAGCTCCTCACCTATGATATGTTTACTATCCTTTCAGGACCCACAATCGCTGCTATGTCGGTGATTTTTGATCAGGTGGAGCAGGAAGATGTTTTACAAACATGTATTGATGGATTCTTGTCTGTAGCCAAAATAGCAGCATGCTATCACTGTGATGATGTGTTGGATGATTTGGTCGTCTCTCTTTGTAAATTCACAACCCTCGTGACTCCATTATCCATTGAGGAAGCTATCGTTTCTCTTGGAGATGACTCGAAGGCCAGGATGGCAACCACAACAGTTTTCACCATAGCAAATAGGTATGGTGATTATATTCACTCTGGATGGAAGAACATACTGGACTGTGTGTTAAGCTTGTACAAGCTTGGCCTTCTACCTGCTAGCCTGACTAGTGATGCAGAGTATGATCTGGAGCCCTCTTCTGATCCAGAGCGGGGGAAACCTGCTACTGCTTCATTGTCTGCGTCGCGCATGCCATCTGTGGCCACTCCTCGTAAATCATCTGGTCTGATGGGCAGGTTCAGCCAGTTCTTATCTTTTGATATGGAGGAGCCGAGCTCACAACCAACAGAACACCAACTCGCAGGTCAGCAGCGCACTCGGGAGACTATACAGAACTGCCACATTGATAGCATTTTTATGGAGAGTAAGTTTCTCCAAGCCGAGTCTTTAGTACAGCTTGTGAAGGCCCTTATCTTGGCTGCAGGCCGACTCCGTAAGGTAACTGGATCCATTGAGGATGAAGACACTGTGGTAATCTGCCTGGAGTTGCTGATTGCAATTACCCTGAATAATCGAGATAGAATAATGCTTATCTGGAAAGGTGTTTATGAGCACATATCTGATATTGTTCAGTCGACTATTATGCCTTGCATGCTGGTTGAAAAGGCTATATTTGGGCTCCTTAAGATATGCCAGCGACTGCTTCCTTATAAGGAAAACCTGACTGATGAACTCCTCAGGTCACTGCAACTGGTTTTAAAACTTGATGCTCGGGTTGCTGATGCTTATTGTGAACACATCACACAAGAAGTTATGCGCCTTGTAAAAGCAAATGCAACTCATGTAAGATCCCATATGGGTTGGCGCACAATTATTTCATTGCTATCTATCACAGCTCGGCATCCGGAAGCATCTGAAGTAGGGTTTGAGGCACTAGCATTTATTATGTGTGATGGGGCACACCTGTTACCGTCTAATTATGTTCTTTGTGTGGATGCTGCAAGGCAATTTGCTGAGTCTCGGGTCGGGGAGGTTGATCTGTCTGTTTCTGCCTTAGATATGATGGCAGGTTCTGTTGTTTGTCTAGTTACATGGTCTTGCGAGACTAAGAATGATGTGGATAAGGAGGCTGCAGTGAAAGTCAGTCAAGATATCGGAGAGATGTGGCTGAGGCTGGTCCAGggtttgaggaaagtgtgttTAGACCAGAGAGAAGAAGTGAGGAACCATGCTATTTTAATGTTGCAGAGGTCTTTGGCAGGAGTGGATGGGATTCAACTTCCGAATACCTTGTGGTTGCAGTGTTTTGATCTGGTGATCTTCACCTTGCTTGATGATTTACTGGAAACTGTGCTGGGTAAATCTCCAAAGGACTACCGGAATATGGAGGGAACACTTGTTCTAGCCATGAAACTCATGTCAAAAGTGTTCTTGCATTTACTGTTGGATCTTTGGCGCTTGCCTTCTTTCTGCAAACTATGGCTGGGGGTTCTTAATCGTATGGAGAGATATATGAACATAAAATTCAGGGGAAGACGTAGTGAGAAGGTTCATGAATTGATTCCTGAGCTCCTCAGGAACACTCTACTTGTGATGAAGACGACAGGATTACTCACACCCAGTGACACTGTTGGTGGGGATAGTTTTTGGCAACTGACATGGTTGCATGTGAAGAATATATCCCCTTCTTTGCAATCAGAATTGTTCCCTGCATTTGAATTGGAGCAGCAGCAGTCAAAGCAAATAAAAGCAGCAGGAATTCCTGCACCTGATGGAACAGTGCTTGTCCGGTCAAGTGAGACCACAGCATGA
- the LOC108985958 gene encoding uncharacterized protein At5g39570-like: protein MTHYSRGREDEVDDFDEFDPTPYGGGYDIVLTYGRPLPPSNETCYHLSSSSPSDDFDYGRPQYSSYAEPSAYRDEALETEYSSYARPKPRPALSPPGGGQFGGGGYGFPSSGVNKPGHGAPDYGSERPESQYGSGYDRKSEYGQAESGYGRKSEYAQAESGYGSGHGRKNEHEQHPGSGYGRQSVYNQQPESDYRRKSEYDQVESGYGSGYGQKNKYEQHPESEYGSGYGRKSEYEKPHSPEYGSGYSRKTDYETHESENGSGYGRKPEYEAPLSEYGSGYGRKQVHEEEQGGGGYVYGGRSERPRDDPPRRPSYGRSGEESYERRDDDNDDSGERRKHGYGEESYGRKKYVDDGSDDDDEKKKKHHGYKHQHHQHRKSDDDE, encoded by the exons ATGACGCATTACTCTCGTGGCCGCGAAGACGAGGTCGACGACTTCGACGAATTCGATCCTACTCCGTACGGAGGGGGCTATGACATCGTGCTCACATACGGTCGTCCTCTCCCGCCATCCAATGAGACCTGCTACCATCTCTCCTCGTCCTCGCCTTCCGATGACTTCGACTACGGTCGGCCCCAGTACTCCTCGTACGCAGAGCCGTCTGCCTATCGCGATGAGGCCCTCGAGACTGAGTACAGCAGCTACGCCCGCCCCAAGCCCCGGCCCGCACTCTCTCCACCTGGAGGGGGACAGTTTGGAGGAGGTGGTTATGGGTTCCCTTCCTCTGGGGTGAACAAGCCCGGACATGGTGCACCCGATTACGGGTCGGAGAGACCAGAATCGCAATACGGATCAGGGTATGACCGAAAGAGCGAGTACGGGCAGGCCGAATCGGGGTACGGGCGGAAGAGCGAGTATGCACAGGCCGAATCGGGATACGGATCAGGGCACGGCCGCAAGAACGAGCACGAGCAGCATCCTGGATCTGGATACGGCCGGCAGAGTGTGTATAATCAGCAACCCGAATCGGACTACCGGCGGAAGAGCGAGTATGATCAGGTCGAATCTGGATACGGATCAGGGTATGGCCAGAAGAACAAGTACGAGCAACATCCCGAATCGGAATATGGTTCCGGTTACGGGCGGAAGAGTGAGTATGAGAAGCCACATTCACCGGAATACGGATCCGGGTATAGCCGGAAGACCGATTATGAGACTCACGAGTCAGAGAACGGATCAGGTTATGGTAGGAAGCCCGAGTATGAGGCGCCCCTGTCTGAGTACGGATCAGGGTATGGGCGGAAACAGGTTCATGAGGAGGAACAGGGTGGTGGTGGGTATGTGTATGGAGGGAGGAGTGAGAGGCCGAGGGATGATCCGCCGCGGAGGCCGAGTTATGGGCGGTCCGGGGAGGAGAGCTATGAGAGGcgtgatgatgataatgatgatagTGGCGAGAGGCGCAAGCATGGATACGGTGAAGAGAGCTATGGGCGCAAGAAATAC GTAGATGATGgctctgatgatgatgatgagaagaagaagaagcaccACGGTTATAAGCATCAACATCACCAACACCGCAAGAGCGATGATGATGAGTGA
- the LOC108985959 gene encoding vesicle transport v-SNARE 13-like, which produces MSDVFEGYERQYCELSANLSRKCTAAGAVDGEQKKQKVSEIKSGIDEAESLIRKMDLEARSLQPNVKAALLAKLREYKSDLNNLKSEVKRIVSGNLNATARDDLLESGMADALTASADQRTRLMMSTERLGKSGDRIKDGRRTMLETEELGVSILQDLHSQRQSLLHAHNTLHGVDDNVGKSKRIMTAMSRRMSRNKLIIGSIIAVLVIAIILILYFKLAK; this is translated from the exons ATGAGCGACGTGTTTGAAGGATACGAACGCCAATACTGCGAGCTCTCCGCGAACCTATCGAGAAAGTGTACGGCAGCTGGTGCTGTCGATGGAG AGCAAAAGAAACAGAAAGTTTCTGAGATAAAGTCTGGAATTGATGAAGCGGAATCTTTG ATCCGAAAAATGGATCTTGAGGCAAGAAGTTTGCAACCTAATGTTAAGGCTGCCCTACTTGCTAAGTTGAGGGAATATAAATCAGATCTGAACAATCTGAAAAGTGAGGTCAAAAGAATTGTATCTGGTAACTTAAATGCGACTGCCCGAGATGACTTGTTGGAATCAGGCATGGCAGATGCACTCACG GCATCTGCTGATCAGAGAACAAGATTAATGATGTCAACGGAGAGATTAGGCAAATCGGGTGACAGAATTAAGGATGGCAGAAGAACCATGCTGGAAACAGAGGAGCTTGGTGTCTCTATTCTTCAGGATTTGCATTCTCAGAGACAGTCTCTCTTGCATGCTCATAACACG CTGCATGGAGTGGATGACAACGTAGGAAAGAGCAAGAGGATTATGACTGCCATGTCTAGGAGGATGAGCAGGAATAAGTTGATCATTGGCTCCATTATTGCAGTTCTTGTCATCGCTATCATCTTGATCTTGTATTTTAAACTTGCTAAATGA